Proteins found in one Cardiocondyla obscurior isolate alpha-2009 linkage group LG03, Cobs3.1, whole genome shotgun sequence genomic segment:
- the LOC139101262 gene encoding uncharacterized protein, whose translation MNASINAVSPLVNILRKIFYAYFIRLWKINCFLECPVGFFNKFKPSFLFPQSAKTVHQRKLIFIKVLKVTGKRYVTAANQRDHPEFRGSRRSLSDHSWCKRKILVPSTPDSTDTLQSEFRFGALGTKGSRRKLTKETVRRPGEAAEVPLTIPGTRENSSTYPVLQIALTLCRVNSGMSCVRI comes from the exons atgaatgccagtattaatgctgtgtctccattggtgaatattttacgcaaaatattttatgcttattttattcgtttgtggaagatcaactgtttcctcgagtgtccggttggattttttaacaaatttaaaccgtcttttttattcccacaaagtgccaagactgtgcatcaacggaaactaatttttataaaagttttaaaagtgacag gcaaaagatacgtgacggcagctaaccaacgagaccatccggagttccggggaagccgcagaagtctctctgaccattcctggtgcaagagaaaaatcctcgtacccagtactccagatagcactgacactttgcagagtgaattcag gtttggcgctttggggacgaaaggttcgcgacgaaaactaaccaaggaaaccgtccggagacccggggaagctgcagaagtccctctgaccattcctggtacaagagaaaattcctcgacttacccagtactccagatagcactaacactttgcagagtgaattcaggtatgtcatgcgttagaatttaa